In the Fibrobacter sp. UWR3 genome, AGTTTTTCTTCCGGGAAGGCTTCGTAGAAGGCGGAAAGCAGCCTCATGATTTCGGGAATGTCCCTGTCCTGGTAAATCGCCGTCCCGAATAGCACCCAAGCGACTTGCGCCGTCTTGCTTTGGGCGCGCGAGGCAACAGCGACAACCGGGTCGGGCAAGTGCGAAAAACCGCAGATAAACTTGCGGGTTGCATCGACCAACGCAGGTTCATCCTGCATGAATCGCTTTACCGAAACCATCTACCCCACCGCAATATCGCTAAAGGGACTCGCCCACCTTGACCGCCTGGCCAAGCCGCGAAGTAAACAGTTCCGGGTGACGTTCATGGATCTTCTTGTCGACAACGAGAATCACGGTGCTGCCCATCTCGAAGCGGCCCAGTTCACCGCCCTTCTCGAAGGTAACCTTCGTGCTCGGGACCCAGTCAAATCGCTTGCAATCCCTGGGAAGCCTGCCCGCATTCACAAGCAGTTCATCGCTATAAACGACACCGATGCGGCCCACGTTCGTAGCCCCCACCTTCACCACGAGAATCTCGGAACCATCCTCAAGGCGGATACGGCTCGTAAGACGCTCGTTAATGCAGAAGAGCCCTTCCACGCGTTCGACACTCCCCACATTCACCGGCCAGAGCGTGCCCGGGCAGTAGGCGGCATCCACGAGTTCACCCTTCACGGGACTATGGATGCGGTGGTAGTTGAACGGGGCAAGGTAGATTGTCGCGAAAGCGCCACCCTCGAAACGCTTTGCCATTTCCTCGTTGCGGAGCAGGTCCTTGAGCGTGTAGTACTTGCCCTTCGCCTGGATGAGTTTCTGGTTCTCGTCGAACACGCCTGTCTGCGATAGCACGCCATCGACCGGAGAGACAATCTCGCTATCGGCAATCGGGCGCGCACCGGGCTTGAGCCTGCGGATAAAAAGTTCACCGATGTTGCGGTAATGGGAAAGCGGATACTCCGACTCTTCCATGTTCAGCTTGTAGTAGTTGGCAAAA is a window encoding:
- the asd gene encoding archaetidylserine decarboxylase (Phosphatidylserine decarboxylase is synthesized as a single chain precursor. Generation of the pyruvoyl active site from a Ser is coupled to cleavage of a Gly-Ser bond between the larger (beta) and smaller (alpha chains). It is an integral membrane protein.), which encodes MNTPFYVFMKLLPKNAASRAFGIVTRLRIPFVSKALRNVFANYYKLNMEESEYPLSHYRNIGELFIRRLKPGARPIADSEIVSPVDGVLSQTGVFDENQKLIQAKGKYYTLKDLLRNEEMAKRFEGGAFATIYLAPFNYHRIHSPVKGELVDAAYCPGTLWPVNVGSVERVEGLFCINERLTSRIRLEDGSEILVVKVGATNVGRIGVVYSDELLVNAGRLPRDCKRFDWVPSTKVTFEKGGELGRFEMGSTVILVVDKKIHERHPELFTSRLGQAVKVGESL